The segment catctctactttctgcgaaggctgagaaaagtccatctcccaccccccatcctcaccacattctacagaggatgtattgagagcatcctgagcagctgcatcactgcctggtccagaaattgcaccatctcggatcgcaagaccctgcagcggatagtgaggtcagctgagaagatcatcggggtctctcttcctgccatcacggacatttacactacacgctgcatccgcaaaggaaacagcatcatgaaggaccccacgcacccctcatacaaactcttctccctcctgccgtctgggaaaaggctctgaagcattcgggctctcacaaccagacaaTGTAAcactttcttcccccaagctatcagactcctcagtacccagagcctggactgacaccttactgcccttctgtcctgtttattatttattgtaatgtctgcactgtttttgtgcactttatgcagtcctgtgtaggtctgtagtctagtatagctttctctgtattgtttttttacgtagttcagtctagtttttgtactgtgtcatgtaacaccatggtcctgaaaaaacgttgtctcattttcactatgtactgtatcagcagtcatggtcgaaatgacaataaaagtgacttgacttaatgggtaaattgtcctgtgactagtttaggatttatttatttagagatacagtgtggagttggccctcctggcccttcgagccacactgctcagcaatccccgatttaatcctagcccaatcacaggacaattacctCTGAATAAACACGACAATAAATAAACCTGAAATCCTAAATGTTAACATAGCTCTCTGCTGCCCTCTTGTGACAAACTCAGCACCTTTCCATCCTCAAACTGCATTTCAAGGGGTTTGTCAGAAGCAAAAcagtcaaaatgctggaggaactcagcaggtcaggcagcatctaaggaaattcgatgtttcaggccgagatccttcatcaggacaggaaaagaatagggaagacaccagaataaaaaggtgggaggacgGGAAGGAGGAgagtggaaggtgatgggtgaagccaggtgggtgggaaaggtaaagggctggagaggaaggactctgataggagaggagagtggaccgtgggagaaagggagggagtagGGGActcagtgggaggtgataggtaggtgagaagaggtaagaggccacagaggggaacagaagaagaggggagggggagggaaaaacaaTTTTTTAAACCAGAAGGAACAATCGTTGTTCATACCAtcgggttggaagctacccagatgaaatacaaGTTGTTGCTCAATACAAGGttcaggcttattatcacagTCTCTGATAATGTGTTGCTTTGCGACAGCAGTAAAGGgccaagacataaaattactgcagatgtacagaggagagcattctaactggctgcaccactgggggggagggggggggttacTACACAGGTTTGAaataagttgtaaactcagtcagctccatcacgggcaccagcctccatagtgtccaggacatcgtcaaggagtgatgcctcaaaaaggcggcgtccatcactaaagaaccccgtcacccaggacatgccctcttctcatcgctaccacccgggaggaggtacaggaacctgaaggcacagactcgaCGATTCGGGAAcaacttcttaccctctgccatctgatttttgaatggacatcgaaccagtgaacactacctcactacttttttatttctatttttgcactacttatttaattattttatatattcttattactgtactgtaattcacagatttgtattacaatgtactCTTGTCACATAACAACAAAAttcacaacgtatgccagtgatattaaacctgattctgattacagaataaatcaaacaaaaaaaaagatgcagTGCAAGTTAGCTAACAGCCTCTGCTGGTGTGGCCAAGTAATTTTTAATATTAGGATATCGCTGCAAATTAATGGAATGCTGGAAATGCACTAATTATTAGGTTACAGCAACAAGCACACACTTGACCACTCCTTTTGCGCTGATGGAGGAAGCAGAAAATCTCCGGATATTTGGACACATACCGTTGTCCGGTGAAACCAGCCATTAATCATGTTGAACTGCAGACAGATAAATGCACAACTTCTGTCCTGATCTTGCACGAGCCAGTAATCAGACCAACCTGACAACCTCCAACATCAGAGATCAGGCAACCAGTACAATTCAGAACGACACTGTGCAGTCTCTCTGAGGGATGCCAACCCTGACAAAATTTATCTTCCATTCGACAGGAGTTCGGGGACACCTTCGCTCACTGCTCCCACTCTGTGAGCTCTGCGGCTCTCCAACTCTTCGAGCAAGGAactgatcgtggacttcaggaagggcaagtcgAGGGGTCACAAACCAGCCATCATCGAGCAGGGGTGGTGGTTCCTAACCTGGGGGCCACAGACCCCTCAATTAATGGTAGAGGTCCccggcataaaaaggttgggaacccctaccacagagggatcagaagtggaaagggtgaacagttgtcaacatctctaaaaatctatcctaggcccaacactttgatgtaattataaagaaggcacaacagcagttaCATTTCAATCGGAGTGCAAGGAGATTTGGTGAGTcagcaaagactcttgcaaatttctacagatgtactgtggatagcgttctaactggctgcaccactgtctggcaTGGGGGAAGAGCGCCGCTGCACAGGatggaaataagctgcagagactcAGACcattaacctccccagcatctccatggagcgatgcctcaaaaagccatcatgaaggaccccccccccccggtcactCAGTACACGCTCTCATCTcattgccatcagggaggaggtacaggagcctgaagacacacactcaacgactcaggaacagcttcttcccctctgccatccgatttctgaatgaacattgatccCATGAATAGTTCCTCGGTATTTCTCCCCTCTCTTTTTCGTGCAACTTATTTTTCGTACACACTTACTGTAAATTATGTATTTTTATGCATCTTCCCCACTGTTCCCATCCACCCTCCACCTTCAGCCACTCTCCCTTGACTCCACGGTCCGACTTCCTCACCTGTGATCCCATCATCACCTTCAGCCAGCCTACATCGCTGTTCCCACACTCCACTCCTCGATTTGCCTATCACCCACCCATCCTCAGCTGGATCCAAACGACTGCTTGCCAGCCTGGCTCCGAAACCTTCCTTCCTCCGTTTTATACCTGCTACCTCCCGCCCATCGTTCAGTCCCAACAAAGGGACTcaatctgaaatgtcgactgtccccTTCCCTCCatgcatgctgcctgacctgctgagttcctccagcaggttgtgtgTTGTCCCAGATTCTAGAATTTGCAGTCTATTGTTTTCCCAAGAAACCATAAGCACTCAACGTTAGCAAGACCAAGATACTGACCGTAgaattcaggagagggaaaccaaaggtccatgggCCAGTCCTCAACAGAGGATCGGAGtttggaaagggtcagcaactttaacttcctgggtgttactatttcagaggacctgtcctgggccccgCACGTAAATGCAATTgccaagaaagcatggcagcacctctacttcctttagGGAACTGTGGAGATTCGGCACGACCTCTACAACCTTGACAAACTCCTatcgatgtgtagtggagagactggctgcatcacggcttgGAATTGGAAAACCAATACCTTTGAACGGAGAATCCGACAAAAGGCAGCAGATTCGGCCCAGTACTTTACTGGTATAACACCCTTCAGCACATCTACACCACTACCCACGTCATgctgttttctcactgctgtcatcaggtagaaggtacaagagcctcaggacccacaccaccaggttcaagaccaGTTACCactccctcaaccatcagggcctTGTGTAAACTCACTCGCCcctccattgagatgttcctataaccaatgatctcactttaaggactctttatctcattattcattgctatttatatttgcatttgcacagtctgttgtctttgcCCTCTGGTTGACCTTTCAGCTATGCTGTTTACAGTCACTACTCTATAGATTTCCTGATCATGCCTGCGGGAAAATCAATCTCGGTGGTGACAAGTATGCGCTTCGACAATAAAACTGACTTTGAACTTAAGCCACAACGATGCACAGCTTAAACCCACACACAACAGACAAGCTCCAGCTTTACTTACTCAACTTCGTGCGTGATCTTATTGACGTAGATACAGCTGTTATCAGCCTCCTGCTGGTAGTCACAGTTCCGACActgtaaataaaacacaaatcattTGACATCTcatccacccatttcaattccactgccCGTTCCCATGccgacatgccagtccatgggctcctctaccACCACGATGAAGACACCCtcgggttggagaagcaacaccttgtatCCTGTCTGAGtcgcctccaacatgatggcatgagcgtcgatttctcaaatttccagtaattgcccccctctctcctcaccattctccattcctcattccctgttTCATCATATCTCCTTACCAGCCATAACCTCCTTCTGATGCTCCTCCCACTTCTCTTTCTTCAATGCTCTTctaacctctcctatcagattcccccttctctagacctgtatctctttcactaattgacttcacccctccccctctcctagtttcacctatcacctaccacctcgtACATCTTCCTCCCATCTCGtacatcacctcccaccttttcaacgactcctcatccttttttccagtcctgaagaggggtcttggcctgaaacatcaactgtatgctcacttccatggatgctgccctgctgagctcctccagcactttgcgggtgttgctcagattttcatCATCTGCAGGTTTTGTGTTTATAAATCATTTGAGTAACATAAAACCCTCAGCTTTTTTGGAGGTGCGGTGCATGGATGGATTGGGAGGAGCACGTGTACCAAACCTCTTCAGCAGGCATCTCCATTTGCACACTAATGGGTGACCCCCTTTCAAGCAGCGGTTGGTGTAGTTGGTCGTTCAATGTTATTACAgagccagcaacccgggttcaattcccaccgtgtCTGTAAGGAGGCTGCACATTCTCCccttgtgaccgcgtgggtttcctctgggcggtCAATCCAGGGATGtacaggttggtagattaattgatcacatgggtgtaactgggcgatAGATTTGCTGGCGATACAACTATTATTGGCAGAGTCTCAGATGCTGATGAGAGGGTGTAGAGCACCGAGATACACCAGTTAGCTGggcggtgtcacagcaacaacttgcaCTCGACGTCAGTAAAACCGaagaactgattgtgaacttcaaacGGGTAAGACTCATGGGGgtggtcagaagtggagagagtgagcaatttcaagtttctgggtgtcaacatctctgaggatctaacctggtcccatcgtatcgatgcagctacaaagaaggcaagagagcaactataattcattaggagtttgaggagatttggtctgtcacctaaacacttgcaaatttctacagatgtaccgcggagaacgttctaactggctgcatcactgcctggtattcagtggatggtgggggggaaggggtcTACTGCAGAGTTTCGAAATAAGCTGCAAAGAGTTGAGCATTTAATTagctccatcctgggcactagcctccgtagtatccatgacatcttcaagaagcgatgcctcaaaaaggtggcatccatcattaaagacccccatcaacCAGGATTTGCCTTGttctcagggaggaggtacaggagcctgaaagcacagtgattcaaaaacagcttcttcccttctgccatccaatttctgaatggacattgaacccatgaacactacctcactacttttccatatctatttttgcactacttatctaatatataaaatataattcaGTTTTTCTATTATTTCGTATTgcattaagttaacaaatttcacaaatttgatattaaaccagattctgacatGGGCTCATTGGGGCAGTAGGGTTAACATAAGTTCTGAGAAGACAAACTTTGTACTGTGTCTGAAATTTTTAAGGAATGGATTATTAATTGTGCAAGGGTGAATTTCTAGCTAAAAATGCGGTGATGTGGGGCAGGGGGTCACTCGAACATTGCACAAAAGTGCCCATCATACAACTGGCCCAGGCACTTCAATTCATGACACAGACGCGCTTTGCAGAAACACACCCTGTTTACATGTAGTGTGGAATGACTGCGTGGAAGACTAGACTGCTGACTTAAACCCAGTCTAGCACTTGGCAACAGAGTCTGAAGGAAGATGCTGCCGAGAGGATTACCGGGGTCTCAGCAACACCACCAACACCCCCTCACCCAGTGTGACAGTTTATACAAAGACCCAAAGCATCCCACAAtatctttgacccactaccatgaGGAGGGAGGTActggactgccagactgggtaacaacttcttcccccaggcttcTGCCACCACGGAGGCCTGGTCACTGGGatagcgagctgtttactgttcatCCCGTGGAGAAACGCTGCTCCGGTTGGCTCTCTATAtccagtcagatgacaataaacttcaaccTGGTCCCATGATATCAGAATGACAGGGAGAGTTCCCTAACCCCGTCGTTCACGCTCGAACTCACCGCGTAAAGCAGGATTCTGTTCTCTTTGTCCTCTTTCGGGTACAACATGTTATTGCTAAAACCAAGAGAAAAAACAAGGTAATCGTTATTGATCAGAAAATGCCCAAATGGTCCCACACCCTCCACGCCATCACTCCGCCCTCTCCTGCACGCACAATCCCCGCTCCCATTCGTTCCTCACCCCTTTCCCCACGCGTTTCCAACCGGCCCCGGCCGCACTCACCACTCCTGACAGAAGCGGATCCCCACAAACCCGGGGCCGCCGTGACCCGCTTCGAAATCCATCGCCGCCGCCATTGCCGCATGCGCAGCCCGGCTCGGTCCCGACAGGCGACGGGTGCCGGACGGCGGCGGCGAACGCAACGCGAACCCGGCCCGGGACCGACTTCAAAACCAACCTGCGGCTCATGGCTGGCAAGTGTCAAAATCCGGGGGCACAAGGAACGTTGAAAGCTCAGAGTAAATCTATCATAAAGTACCTGTATATTCACAGATGCTGCACTCAGATTAATTTCATTTCAGATAAAATCGAAATATAGCAACATTTTTTGAAAAGTTAAACATAAACAAAAGCTAATAAGCCAACACAccaaagattgtgctgggggcagcccgtaagAGACGCCAGACACTCCGACACtctggtgtcacagtgaggggtgtggggtgtgtcggtgtcacagtgtggggtgtgtcggtgtaacagtgaggggtgaggggtgtgtcagtgtcacagtgaggggtgtggggtgtgtcggtgatacagtgaggggtgaggggtgtggggtgtgtcagtgtcacagtgaggggtgaggggtgtgtcagtgtcacagtgaggggtttggggtgtgtcggtgtcacagtgaggggggtgtggggggtgtcggtgtcacagtgaggggtgtggggtgtgtcggtgtcacagtgagggggtgtggggggtgtcggtgtcacagtgagggggtgtggggtgtgtcggtgtcacagtgaggggtgaggggtgtgtcagtgtcacagtgaggggtgaggggtgtgtcggtgtcacagtgagggggtgtgggggggtgtcggtgtcacagtgaggggtgaggggtgtgtcagtgtcacagtgaggggtgaggggtgtgtcggtgtcacagtgagggggtgtggggggtgtcggtgtcacagtgaggggtgtggggtgtgtcggtgtcacagtgaggggtgaggggtgtgtcggtgtcacagtgaggggtgtggggtgtgtcagtgtcacagtgaggggtgaggggtgtgtcggtgtcacagtgaggggcgtggggtgtgtcagtgttacagtgaggggtgtggggtgtgtcagtgtcacagtgaggggtgaggggtgtgtcggtgatacagtgaggggtgtggggtgtgtcagtgttacagtgaggggtgtggggtgtgtcagtgtcacggtgaggggtgtggggtgtgtcggtgtcacagtgagggggtgaggggtgtgtcggtgtcacagtgaggggtgaggggtgtgtcagtgtcacagtgagggtgaggggtgtgtcggtgtcacagtgaggggtgaggggagtgtcagtgtcacagtgagggtgaggggtgtgtcggtgacacagtgaggggagtgggatgtgtcagtgtcacagtgaggggtgtggggagtgtcagtgtcacagtgaggggcgtggggtgtgtcggtgtcacagtgaggggtgtggggtgtgtcggtgtcacggtgaggggtgaggggtgtgtcagtgtcacagtgaggggtgtgtcggtgtcacagtgaggggtgtgttggtgtcacagtgacgggtgtgtCGGTGTTACGGTGAtgagtgaggggtgtgtcggtgtcacagtgaggggtgtggggtgtgtcggtgtcacggtgaggggtgaggggtgtgtcggtgatacagtgaggggtgtggggtgtgtcagtgttacagtgaggggtgtggggtgtgtcagtgtcacggtgaggggtgtggggtgtgtcggtgtcacagtgagggggtgaggggtgtgtcggtgtcacagtgaggggtgaggggtgtgtcagtgtcacagtgagggtgaggggtgtgtcggtgacacagtgaggggagtgggatgtgtcagtgtcacagtgaggggtgtgtcggtgtcacagtgaggggtgtgttggtgtcacagtgacgggtgtgtCGGTGTTACGGTGAtgagtgaggggtgtgtcggtgtcacagtgaggggtgtggggtgtgtcggtgtcacggtgaggggtgaggggtgtgtctgtgtcacagtgaggggagtgggatgtgtcggtgtcacagtgaggggtgtggggtgtgtcacggtgaggggtgaggggtgtgtcggtgtcacagtgaggggtgtggggtgtgtcagtgtcacagtgaggggtgaggggtgtgtcggtgtcacagtgaggggtgtggggtgtgttggtgtcacagtgaggggtgaggggtgtgtcagtgccacagtgaagggtgaggggtgtgtcagtgtcacagtgaggggtgtgggggtgtgtcggtgtcacagtgagggggtgtggggggtgtcagtgttacagtgaggggtgtggggtgtgtcagtgtcacagtgaggggtgaggggtgtgtcggtgatacagtgaggggtgtggggtgtgtcggtgtcacagtgaggggtgtggggtgtgtcagtgtcacagtgaggggtgtggagtgtgtcggtgtcacagtgaggggtgtgtcagtgtcacagtgaggggtgtggggtgtgtcggtgtcacagtgaggggtgtggggtgtgtcagtgtcacagtgtggggtgtggggtgtgtcggtgtcacagtgaggggtgtgaggtctgtcggtgtcacagtgaggggtgaggggtgtgtcagtgtcacagtgaggggtgtgtggtgagtcggtgtcacagtgaggggtgtggggtgtgtcggtgtcacagtgaggggtgtggggtgtgtcagtgatacagtgagaggtgagggatgtgtcggtgtcacagtgaggggtgtggggtgtgtcagtgtcacagtgaggggtgaggggtgtgtcggtgtcacagtgaggggagtggggtgtgtcactgtcacagtgaggggagtggggtgtgtcagtgtcacagtgaggggtgtggggtgtgtcggtgtctcagtgaggggtgaggggtgtgtcggtgttacagtgaggggtgaggggtgtatcagtgtcacagtgaggggtgtgtcagtgtcacagtgtggggtgtgttggtgtcacaatgaggggtgaggggtgaggggtgtgtcagtgtcacagtgaggggtgaggggtgtgtcggtgttacagtgaggggtgaggggtgtatcagtgtcacagtgaggggtgaggggtgggtcagtgtcacagtgaggggtgtggggtgtgtcagtcacagtgaggggtgtggggtgtgttggtgtcacagtgaggggagtggggtgtgtcagtgtcacagtgaggggtgtggggtgtggggtgtgttggtgtcacagtgaggggtgaggggtgtgtcgatgtcacagtgaggggtgtggggtgtgtcggtatcacagtgaggggtgtggggtgtgtcagtgtcacagtgaggggagtgggatgtgtcggtgtcacagtgaggggtgaggggtgtatcagtgtcacagtgaggggtgtggggtgtgtcggtgtcacagtgaggggagtggggtgtgtcagtgtcacagtgaggggtgaggggtgtgttggtgtcacagtgaggggtgtggggtgtgtcggtgtcacagtgaggggtgtggtgtgtcagtgtcacagtgaggggtgaggggtgtgtcagtgtcacagtgaggggtgaggggtgtggggtgtgttggtgtcacagtgaggggagtggggtgtgtcagtgtcacagtgaggggtgtggggtgtgtcagtcacagtgaggggtgtgtcagtgtaactgaggggtgtgggtgtgtcagtgtcacagtgaggggtgtgggggtgtgtcggtgtcacggtgaggggtgaggggtgtgtcggtgtcacagtgaggggtgtggggtgtgtcacagtgaggggtgcggggtgtgtcggtgtctcagtgaggggtgaggggtgtatcagtgtcacagtgaggggtgtggggtgtgttggtgtcacagtgaggggtgaggggtgggtcagtgtcacagtgaggggtgtggggtgtgtcggtgtcacagtgaggggtgtggggtgtgtcacagtgaggggtgcggggtgtgtcggtgtctcagtgaggggtgaggggtgtatcagtgtcacagtgaggggtgtggggtgtgttggtgtcacagtgaggggtgaggggtgggtcagtgtcacagtgaggggtgtggggcgtgtcagtgtcacggtgaagggtgagGGTTTTCAATGTTACAATgtgtgtcggtgttacagtgTGTCAGAACAGATGTATGAAGGCAAATCAATtcctctgtttccctctccaccaACAGTTTGATCACACTGCTGACTCCCTCCCACAATGCCTCTGTCCTGGTGTGCGCTTGCTTGACCAATCTGCTGAACACCATCAAAAATAAAAACTCCCTTCAATGTCACAGCTTGTGAAAGTTGCCAACAAAATATCCTTTCCTTCCTCTTTGGGACTTTGCTCCTG is part of the Hemitrygon akajei chromosome 25, sHemAka1.3, whole genome shotgun sequence genome and harbors:
- the polr2i gene encoding DNA-directed RNA polymerase II subunit RPB9, whose product is MAAAMDFEAGHGGPGFVGIRFCQECNNMLYPKEDKENRILLYACRNCDYQQEADNSCIYVNKITHEVDELTQIIADVAQDPTLPRTEDHPCPKCGHKEAVFFQSHSARAEDAMRLYYVCTAPHCGHRWTE